In a genomic window of Quercus lobata isolate SW786 chromosome 4, ValleyOak3.0 Primary Assembly, whole genome shotgun sequence:
- the LOC115985812 gene encoding protein FAR1-RELATED SEQUENCE 5-like, translating to MVEIMDLKSDKVNCKPSDIEEIEEDCMFVARLENSDENLLDKVVHNADEAYALYNDYALQKGFSIRKGKPKYYNGMKNIKQCKFLCSKEGFKLDEDFCKEKYSKRLETGTGCKAFVHFTVENGVWRVSAFNPEHNHELALQSERHLLRSGRCISKPKADVIDTIVNADISTKNAYSYLTKEVGGSENVGFIERDCYNHVNVQKMTMISAGDAQSLLNHFKSKHAEDPMFFYTVQVDQENRMTNFFWRYGKSRVDYDCFGDVVVFDTTYRTNKYNLICTPFVGVNHHWQNVMFGCAFLLDEAIDSFKWLFKSFLDSMGNQSPITIFIDQDQAMSNAIGEVFPNTHHRLCLWHISKNASSRLGDLNSNSEFMYLFIKCQKYCDLELEFQQTLDQMTQKFDIENHHWLNMMYKIRHKWSIAFTKDFFTAEFKSSSRSESTNHVLNGIENKSISLTKFVIEYENVLASMRSSELDEYFRCKQGAPQKAVEKSGIWGHAAQVYTCKIFNLFENQFLNSLAMAWDQVDCQDTIGVFEVKGENSERVRIVRFDHLNSNISCSCKKFESLGILCVRF from the exons ATGGTAGAAATAATGGACTTAAAAAGTGATAAag TTAATTGCAAACCAAGTGAtattgaagaaattgaagaggaTTGCATGTTTGTAGCAAGgctagaaaatagtgatgaaAATTTGTTGGATAAGGTGGTCCATAATGCAGATGAAGCATATGCTTTATATAATGATTATGCATTGCAAAAGGGTTTTAGTATTCGAAAAGGAAAGCCTAAATATTATAATGGGATGAAGAACATAAAGCAATGTAAATTTCTATGTTCTAAGGAGGGTTTTAAATTGGATGAAGATTTTTGTAAAGAGAAATATTCGAAGAGACTAGAGACTGGAACTGGTTGTAAAGCATTTGTTCATTTTACAGTTGAAAATGGTGTTTGGAGGGTTAGTGCATTTAATCCAGAGCATAATCATGAACTTGCACTACAATCAGAGAGGCATTTGTTAAGATCTGGTCGTTGTATTTCAAAACCTAAGGCAGACGTAATTGATACGATAGTGAATGCAGATATAAGCACAAAGAATGCTTATTCATATCTAACAAAAGAAGTTGGAGGGAGTGAAAATGTGGGCTTTATTGAAAGAGATTGTTATAATCATGTGAATGTGCAAAAGATGACAATGATTAGTGCTGGAGATGCTCAAAGCTTATTGAATCATTTTAAGTCTAAGCATGCAGAAGATCCCATGTTTTTTTATACAGTTCAAGTAGATCAAGAAAATCGAATGACAAATTTTTTCTGGAGATATGGGAAATCAAGAGTTGATTATGATTGTTTTGGAGATGTAGTGGTATTTGACACTACATATCGTACCAAcaaatataatttgatttgtACTCCATTTGTAGGTGTTAATCACCATTGGCAAAATGTGATGTTTGGATGTGCATTCCTTTTGGATGAGGCCATTGATTCATTTAAATGGTTGTTTAAGTCATTCTTAGACTCAATGGGGAATCAATCGCCAATAACGATTTTCATTGACCAGGATCAAGCTATGTCAAATGCCATTGGGGAAGTGTTTCCAAATACACATCATCGGCTATGTTTGTggcatatttcaaaaaatgcttCTTCTCGCTTAGGGGACTTAAACTCTAACTCAGAGTTCATGTACTTGTTCATCAAGTgccaaaaatattgtgatttaGAATTGGAATTTCAACAGACATTGGATCAAATGACACAAAAATTTGATATTGAGAATCATCATTGGCTTAATATGATGTACAAAATTCGACATAAGTGGAGCATTGCATTCACTAAGGATTTTTTCACAGCTGAATTTAAATCTTCCTCGAGGAGTGAGAGCACGAACCATGTTTTGAATGgtatagaaaataaatcaatcagCCTCACTAAGTTTGTAAttgaatatgaaaatgtatTGGCAAGTATGCGTTCCTCGGAGTTGGATGAATATTTTCGATGCAAGCAAGGTGCCCCACAAAAAGCAGTTGAGAAGAGTGGCATTTGGGGTCATGCAGCTCAAGTTTACACTTGTaagatattcaatttatttgaaaatcaatttcttaatAGTCTTGCAATGGCTTGGGATCAAGTTGATTGCCAAGATACAATTGGTGTTTTTGAGGTCAAAGGAGAAAATAGTGAAAGAGTACGCATTGTTCGGTTTGATCATCTCAATAGCAATATTTCTTGTTCTTGTAAGAAATTTGAGTCATTGGGGATTctttgtgttaggttctaa